The following coding sequences lie in one Metallumcola ferriviriculae genomic window:
- a CDS encoding FAD-dependent oxidoreductase, whose product MAKIKIIIDGQEYLEESGSILLEAARKNGIPIPSLCHDPRLEPFGACRQCLVEVEGAKGPVQACGLRITEGMVIRTNTEKVKRLRKLCLEMMLSEHYGDCIAPCQLACPAGIDIQGFVAHIANGNPEEAAALIKEKLPLPASVGRVCPRFCEEECRRNLVDQPVAICTLKRYAGDCELGKDAAITSPALAPDTGKRVAVVGGGPAGLSAAYYLALKGHRISIFDASTQLGGMMRYGIPEYRLPKAALDYEIEAITCLCEKVFNNKKLGRDFTVGQLKQMGFDAVFVSIGSWSNQELGLENEALTGIYSGIDFLRQVGARMDTHIGDQVVVIGGGNTAMDAARTALRLGAAKVTVVYRRSREEMPASAHEISQAEEEGVKFSLLTGPVAFTGDQGSIETVSCIKMRLAEPDSSGRRRPVPIKGSEYDIPVDTLIAATGQKLNVSDVTTSNEIILSSRGRIKANSNTMQTDTQWLFAGGDCVTGPATVVEAVSAGRKAALGINQYLAGEIIRPEAEPFNCSRGNLADIDTAEFEQHPRIPRTAMPTCVPKERKRNFKEFELGYSKEMAEREAGRCLSCGCLDTFSCRLRQYAAEQRVDIKKLGFGKRAYPVYLDHPFIIRDPNKCILCGNCVRICEEVQEVGALGFVGRGSETVVLPALKNPLMETLCQSCGQCLNVCPTGALTGKSILPKPGPWNYRKAASVCNYCNIGCRLEVRTAGNRIIGVTSPVAADTPNEGNLCMNGTFGYTDIKMSDRMTQPLIINGIPKEVNWETALAAAASLLNDVWGKEGLDSIGVAVSPKLTNEELYLAYKLGRMGLGTQRIFSTVPVISPLMDANIHCPSFQNLSDSDLIVLVNGEIFTKYPVVGHKIKKAVANGSKLVIISPYATNFDIIACLTLKSSSRNTSDLLKVIIHYLRSSQGNSQQCLENEFDSSSNSNVHTTRHRLQELTRLLTEAVKPVIIADGDTVSPETMALLQRLFSLSGSGTKSYNGLMPLYPQGNIAGQWKIGINTHPGDYRQQLADLKVGRIKGLLVINDGAELNPELFQPNVKTVLITPAKPRNLQVDVVLPGTLIMETTGSITNVEGKIQLVSPAVSPKGGKETRQVIAELARGLGTSIGSVDPAAVHKEILDRFLK is encoded by the coding sequence ATGGCTAAAATTAAAATAATCATCGACGGTCAGGAATACCTCGAAGAATCCGGAAGTATCCTCTTGGAAGCAGCTCGAAAAAACGGCATTCCTATTCCCTCCCTCTGCCATGACCCGCGCTTAGAGCCCTTCGGTGCCTGCCGCCAATGCTTGGTGGAAGTAGAAGGGGCCAAGGGTCCGGTACAGGCCTGCGGTCTAAGGATTACTGAGGGTATGGTGATTAGAACAAATACCGAAAAAGTGAAGCGGCTGCGAAAGCTATGCTTAGAGATGATGCTCTCAGAACATTACGGCGATTGCATCGCTCCCTGTCAGTTAGCCTGCCCCGCCGGCATTGACATCCAGGGGTTTGTCGCCCATATTGCCAATGGCAATCCGGAGGAGGCTGCTGCATTAATCAAGGAAAAGCTTCCCCTTCCTGCATCCGTCGGCAGGGTTTGCCCTCGGTTTTGCGAAGAAGAGTGTCGTAGAAACCTGGTGGACCAACCGGTAGCTATATGCACCTTAAAACGCTATGCCGGTGACTGCGAACTTGGAAAAGATGCTGCAATAACCTCCCCTGCCTTAGCACCCGACACCGGGAAAAGAGTGGCTGTGGTAGGCGGTGGCCCCGCGGGATTATCTGCAGCCTATTACTTGGCACTAAAAGGTCACCGGATAAGCATTTTCGATGCATCTACCCAATTAGGAGGCATGATGCGTTATGGTATCCCTGAATACCGCCTGCCCAAGGCAGCCTTGGACTACGAGATTGAGGCGATAACCTGTCTTTGCGAAAAAGTTTTTAACAATAAAAAATTGGGCCGCGATTTCACCGTTGGCCAATTAAAACAGATGGGCTTTGACGCCGTCTTTGTAAGCATCGGTTCCTGGTCAAACCAAGAATTAGGTTTAGAAAATGAAGCATTGACGGGAATTTACTCAGGGATTGACTTTCTCCGTCAAGTAGGAGCTCGGATGGATACCCATATTGGTGATCAAGTAGTGGTAATAGGCGGCGGTAACACTGCCATGGATGCCGCCAGGACCGCATTGCGCCTAGGAGCAGCAAAGGTAACTGTGGTCTATCGCCGTTCGCGGGAAGAAATGCCCGCCAGCGCCCATGAAATTTCCCAGGCAGAAGAAGAGGGAGTTAAATTTTCTTTGCTGACAGGTCCGGTAGCATTTACCGGCGACCAAGGCAGCATCGAGACAGTGAGCTGTATTAAAATGCGGCTGGCAGAACCGGACAGTTCAGGTAGACGGCGCCCGGTACCTATCAAGGGAAGCGAATATGATATTCCCGTGGATACGTTGATTGCCGCCACCGGTCAAAAACTAAATGTCTCGGATGTAACCACCAGTAATGAAATAATACTCAGCAGCCGCGGCCGCATTAAGGCCAATTCTAATACCATGCAGACTGATACCCAGTGGCTGTTTGCCGGTGGAGATTGTGTCACCGGGCCAGCGACAGTGGTTGAGGCCGTATCAGCCGGGCGTAAGGCCGCCCTCGGCATCAATCAATACCTTGCCGGTGAAATAATTCGCCCCGAGGCAGAACCTTTTAACTGCTCTCGCGGTAATTTAGCAGACATTGATACCGCTGAATTTGAACAGCACCCGAGAATACCCCGTACCGCGATGCCTACTTGCGTGCCTAAGGAAAGGAAAAGAAATTTTAAGGAGTTTGAATTAGGCTATAGTAAAGAAATGGCAGAAAGGGAGGCTGGGCGCTGCCTATCTTGTGGCTGCTTAGATACTTTCTCCTGTCGACTGCGTCAGTATGCTGCGGAGCAAAGAGTAGATATCAAAAAGTTGGGCTTTGGCAAGAGGGCGTACCCCGTTTACCTGGATCACCCATTTATCATACGTGATCCAAACAAATGCATTCTTTGTGGCAATTGTGTGCGTATTTGCGAGGAAGTACAGGAGGTGGGTGCCCTCGGTTTTGTGGGCAGAGGTTCAGAAACCGTAGTATTGCCCGCTTTAAAAAACCCTCTGATGGAAACCCTTTGCCAATCCTGCGGCCAGTGTCTTAACGTTTGCCCCACCGGGGCCTTAACCGGAAAGAGCATACTGCCAAAACCGGGGCCCTGGAATTACAGGAAAGCTGCATCGGTCTGTAATTACTGTAATATCGGCTGCCGCTTGGAGGTCAGAACCGCCGGTAACCGGATCATAGGAGTAACATCACCTGTGGCTGCTGACACCCCTAATGAAGGAAATCTTTGTATGAATGGAACTTTTGGTTATACCGATATAAAGATGTCGGATAGAATGACCCAGCCGCTAATTATTAACGGTATACCTAAAGAGGTTAATTGGGAAACAGCACTAGCAGCAGCAGCCAGCCTGTTGAATGATGTTTGGGGTAAAGAAGGGCTGGACAGCATTGGTGTTGCGGTTTCTCCTAAGCTAACCAATGAGGAGCTTTATCTGGCATATAAGCTGGGGCGCATGGGTCTAGGTACCCAGAGAATTTTTAGCACAGTTCCTGTTATTTCGCCGTTAATGGATGCTAATATCCATTGCCCATCATTCCAAAATCTGTCGGACAGTGACCTAATCGTGCTGGTAAACGGGGAAATATTTACTAAGTATCCCGTCGTTGGTCATAAAATTAAGAAGGCAGTGGCTAATGGCAGTAAACTGGTAATCATCAGCCCCTACGCCACCAATTTTGACATTATTGCCTGCCTTACTTTAAAAAGCAGTAGTCGCAATACCAGCGATTTACTAAAAGTAATTATTCATTATCTGAGAAGCAGTCAAGGAAACTCACAGCAATGCCTGGAAAATGAATTTGACAGTAGTAGCAATAGTAATGTGCATACCACTAGGCACCGATTACAGGAATTGACACGGCTGCTAACCGAAGCTGTTAAGCCGGTGATAATAGCGGACGGTGACACTGTATCTCCAGAAACGATGGCCCTGCTTCAGCGTCTATTTTCTCTGTCAGGAAGCGGCACTAAGAGCTATAACGGTTTAATGCCCCTCTACCCGCAGGGTAATATAGCCGGCCAATGGAAAATAGGCATCAATACACATCCGGGGGATTACCGTCAACAGCTAGCCGATTTAAAAGTGGGTCGAATAAAAGGGCTCTTGGTGATTAATGATGGAGCCGAATTGAATCCTGAGCTATTTCAACCGAACGTGAAAACAGTGCTGATAACTCCAGCCAAACCCCGAAACCTACAAGTGGATGTAGTACTTCCCGGAACATTAATCATGGAAACCACGGGCAGCATCACTAACGTAGAAGGCAAGATTCAGCTCGTGTCGCCGGCGGTTTCCCCCAAGGGAGGCAAAGAAACCCGGCAAGTGATAGCGGAATTGGCCCGTGGCCTAGGTACATCTATAGGGAGTGTGGACCCTGCAGCCGTCCATAAGGAGATATTAGACAGATTTTTAAAATAG
- a CDS encoding NADH-quinone oxidoreductase subunit NuoF: MSEKKYAAKITVGMASCGIAAGAREVFNTLKAAVKELPLALDFSGCMGMCYNEPLMEMTMSDGSRYLYCQVTPDKAKEIVNKYMESGKPVSEWLAYAEDRDTADKSFLVQQQRILLKNCGIINPESLQSYLAVDGYAAIKKALRMHPEQVIREIIDSGLRGRGGGGFPTGTKWALARKTLSQDKYLICNADEGDPGAFMDRSVLESNPHALLEGMLIGGYAIGAQQGYVYIRAEYPLAIKRLSLAIAQAREEGYLGRNILGHGFDFDINIREGAGAFVCGEETALIMSIEGKRGMPRIRPPYPAESGLWGEATSINNVETLANVPWIMLNGVASFNQYGTEKSKGTKVFALAGNIARGGLIEVPMGMTINQIVFDIGGGLASGKALKAVQTGGPSGGCIPAKLADTPIDYESLKKIGAIMGSGGLLIMDDTTCMVDVAKFFLNFTQEESCGKCTFCRVGTRRMLEILERITQGEGKEGDLELLEELGQSIIAGSLCGLGQSAPNPVLTTIKYFREEYEAHIYHKLCPAKKCKALIRMEVVEERCKGCGRCSKECPTDAISGEKKQPFTIEQEKCIRCGLCVSACKSNAILIYPGARGEEYNG; encoded by the coding sequence ATGAGTGAGAAGAAATATGCTGCTAAGATAACTGTCGGCATGGCTAGCTGTGGTATTGCAGCAGGTGCGCGGGAAGTTTTCAATACGCTGAAAGCCGCTGTAAAAGAGCTGCCGCTGGCATTGGATTTTAGCGGCTGCATGGGCATGTGCTACAATGAACCCTTGATGGAAATGACCATGTCAGATGGTAGCCGCTATCTATATTGTCAGGTTACTCCGGACAAAGCGAAAGAAATTGTAAATAAATACATGGAAAGTGGAAAACCAGTCAGCGAATGGCTCGCTTATGCTGAGGATAGGGATACCGCAGATAAAAGCTTTTTAGTACAGCAGCAGCGCATCCTCTTGAAAAACTGCGGTATTATTAATCCGGAAAGCCTCCAAAGTTATTTGGCAGTTGATGGTTACGCAGCAATAAAAAAAGCTCTTCGCATGCATCCAGAACAGGTAATTCGAGAAATAATTGACTCTGGCCTGCGGGGAAGAGGCGGGGGAGGATTTCCTACCGGTACTAAGTGGGCCCTGGCCAGAAAAACCTTAAGTCAGGATAAGTACCTTATTTGTAACGCCGATGAAGGTGATCCAGGCGCCTTTATGGATCGAAGCGTGCTGGAAAGTAACCCCCATGCCTTGTTGGAAGGAATGTTAATTGGCGGCTACGCCATTGGCGCACAGCAGGGTTATGTATATATTCGAGCAGAATACCCTCTAGCCATTAAGCGGTTATCCCTTGCTATTGCGCAGGCCCGTGAAGAAGGATATCTTGGTCGAAACATCTTGGGGCATGGTTTTGATTTTGACATTAACATCAGGGAAGGCGCGGGCGCATTTGTCTGTGGAGAGGAAACCGCGCTGATTATGTCCATTGAGGGGAAACGGGGCATGCCCCGAATTCGCCCTCCCTACCCGGCTGAATCGGGTCTTTGGGGAGAGGCTACCTCCATCAATAACGTAGAAACTTTAGCCAACGTACCGTGGATAATGCTAAATGGAGTGGCCAGCTTCAATCAATACGGCACCGAAAAAAGTAAAGGCACCAAGGTTTTTGCCCTAGCAGGAAATATCGCCCGTGGCGGTCTGATTGAAGTACCCATGGGTATGACCATCAACCAGATAGTATTTGACATTGGCGGCGGGTTGGCTTCGGGTAAAGCACTAAAGGCAGTACAAACCGGCGGACCTTCCGGCGGTTGTATCCCGGCTAAGCTGGCGGATACGCCCATCGATTATGAATCTCTAAAAAAGATAGGCGCTATTATGGGTTCAGGCGGCTTGCTGATTATGGATGATACCACCTGTATGGTGGATGTGGCAAAGTTCTTCTTAAACTTTACCCAAGAGGAATCATGCGGTAAGTGTACTTTCTGTAGAGTGGGTACACGGCGCATGCTGGAGATATTAGAGCGTATCACTCAAGGAGAAGGAAAAGAAGGCGATCTTGAACTGCTGGAAGAGCTGGGCCAAAGCATCATCGCCGGATCACTCTGCGGCCTGGGACAATCAGCACCAAATCCGGTACTTACCACCATCAAGTACTTCCGTGAAGAATACGAAGCCCATATCTACCATAAATTATGTCCGGCCAAAAAGTGTAAGGCACTAATCAGAATGGAAGTAGTGGAGGAACGGTGTAAAGGCTGCGGACGCTGCAGTAAAGAATGCCCAACTGACGCTATTTCAGGGGAGAAAAAGCAGCCGTTTACCATAGAACAGGAGAAATGTATCCGCTGCGGGCTTTGTGTTAGTGCCTGTAAGTCCAATGCCATTTTGATATATCCGGGGGCAAGGGGGGAAGAATACAATGGCTAA
- a CDS encoding response regulator transcription factor: MTKVPIMLAEDHVVVRESIRKFLESEDDLLVVGEAGDGERAVEMAKELHPKVIIMDIDMPKLNGIEATRKIRELCPGTAVLILTAYDYDQYVIALLEAGAAGYLLKDVSGRELIKATKAVSQGETVLHPSIAGKVTKHLRSHKSNNGETVESLTQREMEVLHLAAAGLKNKEIASQLFVSIRTVEAHLGKIFSKLGVTSRTEAILTALNFGLLSLDQILKEDVQKVHRR; this comes from the coding sequence ATGACTAAGGTCCCCATTATGCTGGCTGAAGACCATGTGGTAGTGCGAGAAAGTATTCGCAAGTTCCTGGAAAGTGAAGATGATTTATTGGTAGTTGGAGAAGCTGGAGATGGTGAAAGGGCTGTGGAAATGGCCAAAGAGCTTCACCCAAAAGTTATTATAATGGACATCGACATGCCCAAACTGAACGGGATTGAGGCCACTAGAAAAATAAGGGAACTATGCCCCGGCACCGCTGTTTTAATTTTAACTGCATATGACTACGACCAATATGTCATAGCCTTATTAGAAGCTGGGGCAGCAGGCTACCTGCTTAAGGACGTAAGCGGGCGAGAATTAATTAAAGCTACCAAAGCGGTTTCCCAAGGGGAGACCGTCTTGCACCCAAGCATTGCGGGAAAAGTAACCAAGCATCTTCGCAGCCACAAAAGTAATAATGGGGAGACAGTGGAGTCATTGACACAGAGAGAAATGGAAGTACTACATCTGGCAGCCGCTGGGTTAAAAAATAAAGAAATAGCCAGTCAGTTATTTGTCAGTATCCGCACGGTAGAGGCGCATCTGGGAAAGATATTTTCCAAATTAGGTGTTACCTCCCGAACTGAAGCTATTTTGACAGCTTTAAATTTTGGGTTACTATCTTTAGACCAAATACTTAAAGAGGATGTTCAAAAAGTCCATCGCAGGTGA
- a CDS encoding sensor histidine kinase has product MLEPLNDEHLSFYVRQITRAQEEERLRIARDLHDSTIQSLVAISHDLERFLAETGQCDMPTVRFLLKLDDQIKTVLKEVRNFSQNLRPSIIDHLGLLPSIEYLVAELRKKYQIAGTICIIGNPCRFQPEVEINLFRIAQEALQNIVRHSHATTAKVLMEFASEKISITIVDDGIGMPDLPQSSTGFLKQGKLGLAGMAERVRLLQGSIRMTSEAGKGTTITIILNKAGHVV; this is encoded by the coding sequence ATGTTGGAACCTCTAAACGACGAACATCTGAGCTTTTATGTACGACAGATTACCAGGGCTCAGGAAGAAGAACGCTTGCGAATTGCCAGAGACCTACATGACAGTACCATTCAATCGTTAGTGGCCATCAGCCATGACTTGGAGCGGTTCCTGGCAGAGACCGGACAATGTGACATGCCCACAGTAAGGTTTTTATTAAAATTAGATGACCAAATCAAAACAGTATTAAAAGAAGTACGTAACTTTAGCCAAAATCTGCGTCCTTCAATAATCGATCATTTGGGACTGCTGCCTTCCATTGAATACTTGGTGGCAGAATTACGAAAGAAATATCAAATAGCAGGAACGATTTGCATTATAGGTAACCCCTGCCGCTTTCAACCTGAAGTGGAGATTAACTTGTTTCGTATAGCTCAGGAAGCATTACAAAACATTGTACGGCATTCTCATGCCACAACCGCCAAAGTGTTAATGGAATTTGCTTCGGAAAAAATTTCTATTACTATTGTAGATGACGGAATTGGCATGCCTGACCTCCCCCAATCGTCCACCGGCTTTTTGAAACAAGGAAAACTAGGCCTGGCCGGTATGGCAGAACGGGTCAGGCTGCTGCAGGGGAGCATTAGGATGACCTCGGAAGCTGGTAAAGGAACTACCATCACCATCATCTTAAATAAGGCAGGCCATGTAGTCTGA
- a CDS encoding 3-hydroxyacyl-CoA dehydrogenase family protein, translated as MKTIRRLGVVGAGFMGSGIVETALEADMAVVMVEASLQRAEEAFIAVKNRLEKKCTSGKLDADIGQLINNLSYTDRIEDISEVDMVVEAVSEQIELKKEVFRKLDQVCLESTILASNTSSISLTKLGAYTSRPEKVVGTHFFCPVPQMPLVELVPGLETSDETMNIAKDFAEQMGKQWIIAKPYPAFTINRVLGALLNEAFYLVYEGNAPQDVDKGMKLAMDWKIGPLELADFIGLDVCLDVQQSVYSGFQDNKYRPCPLLKEYVSAGRLGRKTGKGFYEYGKQEV; from the coding sequence ATGAAGACTATTAGAAGACTGGGTGTGGTTGGAGCAGGATTTATGGGCAGCGGAATTGTTGAAACTGCTCTGGAGGCGGACATGGCGGTGGTTATGGTGGAAGCCAGTCTTCAACGTGCCGAAGAGGCTTTTATAGCCGTAAAGAATCGGTTAGAAAAAAAGTGTACAAGTGGTAAACTTGATGCAGATATTGGTCAGTTGATTAACAATTTATCATACACTGACCGAATTGAAGACATTTCGGAAGTGGATATGGTGGTGGAGGCGGTTTCAGAACAGATTGAATTAAAAAAAGAAGTTTTCAGAAAATTGGACCAAGTATGTCTAGAAAGCACGATTTTGGCTTCTAATACTTCGTCCATTTCCCTTACTAAATTAGGAGCATACACTAGCAGACCTGAAAAGGTTGTAGGAACCCACTTTTTCTGTCCGGTACCGCAAATGCCTCTTGTCGAATTGGTACCCGGTTTGGAAACGAGTGATGAAACTATGAACATAGCGAAGGATTTTGCTGAACAGATGGGAAAACAATGGATTATTGCAAAACCGTATCCGGCATTCACCATAAACAGGGTATTGGGTGCGCTGCTTAATGAAGCATTTTATTTGGTTTATGAAGGGAATGCTCCGCAGGATGTAGATAAGGGCATGAAATTGGCGATGGATTGGAAAATCGGTCCTTTGGAATTAGCGGATTTTATCGGTCTTGATGTCTGCTTGGATGTACAGCAGTCTGTATATAGTGGCTTTCAGGATAATAAATACCGTCCATGTCCACTGCTAAAAGAATATGTCAGTGCCGGTCGACTAGGGCGGAAAACCGGTAAAGGTTTTTACGAATACGGAAAGCAAGAAGTTTAA